A section of the Solitalea canadensis DSM 3403 genome encodes:
- a CDS encoding glycosyltransferase family 2 protein yields MNNSPLISVLILNWNRLEDTKRAIDSVLTQTYSNIEIILIDNASTEVGTNTLKTLYPQIEYHQLDKNYGCPGGRNIGIKLCKGEFIFFVDNDGILEKNAIKNAYNIFTARKNVGIVAGKVVYQQSLDGELKTPEIKGISYYKAAFSGGVTMHRKSIYDKIGMFNDDFMYGHEETNLSMRIITINQYVYYSDNIILWHKEADSARNKSANFVSTYSNKLVTYWELLPPKQYLIFTLYYLLKYPVDCFKNDCLLLFIKKLPDTFMRVIRARKNSKIKLTSKDHKTFRHLQLNTPSEI; encoded by the coding sequence ATGAATAATAGCCCTTTAATATCAGTTCTTATCTTAAATTGGAACAGACTTGAAGATACCAAACGAGCAATAGATAGTGTATTAACTCAAACTTATTCTAACATTGAGATTATCCTAATTGATAATGCTTCAACCGAAGTTGGCACCAATACATTAAAAACACTTTACCCTCAAATCGAATATCATCAATTAGATAAAAACTACGGTTGTCCAGGAGGAAGAAACATTGGAATTAAGCTTTGCAAAGGGGAGTTTATCTTTTTTGTTGATAATGATGGCATCTTGGAAAAAAATGCTATTAAAAACGCATACAATATTTTTACAGCAAGAAAAAATGTAGGAATTGTGGCTGGTAAAGTAGTTTATCAGCAATCACTGGATGGGGAGCTAAAAACTCCAGAAATAAAAGGAATATCTTATTATAAAGCTGCTTTTTCGGGAGGCGTAACAATGCATCGAAAGTCCATTTACGATAAGATAGGAATGTTTAATGATGATTTCATGTATGGTCATGAAGAAACTAATCTCAGTATGCGTATTATAACTATCAACCAATATGTTTATTATTCAGATAACATTATTTTATGGCATAAAGAAGCTGATTCCGCAAGAAATAAATCTGCTAATTTTGTCAGTACTTATTCCAATAAGTTGGTCACTTACTGGGAATTGCTACCTCCTAAGCAATATCTTATTTTCACTTTGTATTATTTACTAAAATACCCTGTTGATTGTTTCAAAAATGACTGTTTGTTACTTTTTATAAAAAAGCTGCCTGATACTTTTATGCGCGTAATCAGAGCAAGAAAAAACAGTAAAATAAAGCTTACATCCAAAGACCACAAAACGTTTAGGCATTTACAATTAAATACACCTTCTGAAATATAA
- a CDS encoding TolB-like translocation protein, whose translation MQKEILSTNEAGNFFFGFHDTLAWNDNGTRLAALKIKHINIPPSLDNPCSFGFIDDEQRFHEIGITYAYNYPQGARQQWLHASNNLIINDKVAVTWGSKVYDTDEGKLISELPYPCHVITKEGWAFGLDYARLHRVGGYGYTGIKDKTEGQNAPDTIGITKHNIYTNENSLLVSIKEVANFEMSENIGVHHYITHLVLNPLQDRIAFLHRFKLKDGGETTRLMTIGSDGNNLRCLATGFLSHFDWKDNSTILIWGRIGSNVEKLRNSKLYSLLPKELIFYAKKALKLIYYSSNNSFVKSDFNWMLFSDDDTSKQDFFAKDIMVVDGHPMFCPTNRDWLICDTYPNEAGIRELFLFQESTQKRILLGQYKMIDSKPNIEDAKPTLTDVEPSVLKSFSIEMMAFYRSGLHCDLHPRWKPDGSTVAFDSIHSGERKIYSFDVRNYLQ comes from the coding sequence ATGCAGAAGGAAATACTTTCTACTAATGAAGCCGGAAACTTTTTTTTCGGATTTCATGATACTTTGGCCTGGAATGATAATGGAACCCGTTTGGCTGCTTTAAAAATAAAGCATATTAATATCCCCCCTTCTTTGGATAACCCTTGTTCATTTGGTTTTATAGATGATGAACAACGATTCCATGAAATTGGGATTACTTATGCTTACAATTATCCGCAAGGTGCCCGTCAGCAATGGTTACATGCTTCAAATAATTTAATTATCAATGATAAAGTAGCTGTTACATGGGGATCAAAAGTCTATGATACAGATGAAGGAAAACTTATATCAGAACTTCCCTACCCTTGTCATGTAATAACCAAAGAAGGTTGGGCTTTTGGATTGGATTATGCTAGATTGCATAGAGTTGGAGGGTATGGCTATACTGGTATTAAGGATAAAACTGAAGGCCAAAATGCTCCGGATACTATAGGAATTACAAAACACAACATTTACACAAATGAAAATTCACTACTAGTATCAATAAAAGAGGTGGCTAATTTTGAGATGTCAGAAAACATAGGTGTTCACCATTATATTACTCACTTGGTTTTAAATCCTTTACAGGATAGAATAGCATTTCTACATAGATTTAAACTTAAAGATGGAGGAGAAACTACAAGATTGATGACAATTGGTAGTGATGGGAATAACCTTCGCTGCCTTGCTACAGGATTTCTAAGTCACTTCGACTGGAAAGACAACTCTACAATATTGATATGGGGCCGTATTGGCAGCAATGTCGAAAAACTTCGTAACTCGAAACTATATAGTCTATTACCTAAAGAGTTAATCTTTTATGCAAAGAAAGCATTAAAGCTAATCTATTATTCTTCAAATAACAGCTTTGTTAAGAGTGATTTCAACTGGATGTTATTTTCAGATGATGACACGAGTAAGCAGGATTTCTTTGCTAAAGATATAATGGTTGTGGATGGTCACCCAATGTTTTGTCCAACTAACAGAGACTGGCTGATTTGTGATACCTATCCTAACGAAGCCGGAATCAGAGAATTATTTCTTTTCCAAGAAAGCACTCAAAAAAGAATTTTGTTGGGCCAATACAAAATGATTGACTCCAAACCAAATATAGAAGATGCCAAGCCTACACTGACAGATGTTGAACCATCCGTTTTAAAATCGTTCTCAATTGAAATGATGGCCTTTTATAGAAGCGGACTTCATTGTGACTTACATCCGAGATGGAAACCGGACGGTTCAACGGTGGCATTTGATTCCATTCACTCTGGCGAAAGGAAAATTTACAGCTTTGATGTCAGAAATTATCTACAATAA
- a CDS encoding glycosyltransferase produces the protein MISFLQPLIPHYRQDFFHNLNKRCPIQVYCYEDQNEIASNNFHGSSVSHTKIKSLSWKGFLVFNPFTLLKEKSSIMVLMLHFGHLTTWFLLFTKLLHRKKIILWGHGISVKRYIKEEKKPDFLLKLMISLADGVWFYTEAELKIWKQTFPELNAIALGNTISGIEDILSLNDQNKIVLKEKYKIKQNIIFIFCARFNTPHRRLDLLLEIIERSDKAKYGFIIIGDGKLKPDFGAYSNVYDFGSIYDTQVKNELFIISDIYLQPGWVGLSIVEGMAYGKPVFTFRRTQDILQCVEYSYIIENFNGRMFSSVDEFNEGVESLDSQEIKRMGANAKQFVSTQLRMDLMVGNAASSLIHFHN, from the coding sequence ATGATTTCTTTTTTACAACCTTTAATACCACATTATAGACAGGACTTCTTTCACAATTTGAATAAACGCTGCCCTATCCAAGTTTATTGCTACGAAGATCAGAATGAGATTGCTAGTAATAACTTCCATGGTTCATCTGTTTCTCATACAAAGATTAAATCGCTTTCGTGGAAGGGCTTCTTGGTGTTTAATCCATTTACCTTATTAAAGGAAAAATCTTCCATAATGGTCTTAATGTTACATTTTGGACATTTGACTACTTGGTTTTTGCTCTTTACAAAATTATTACACAGAAAAAAAATCATTCTGTGGGGGCACGGTATTTCTGTTAAAAGATATATCAAAGAAGAGAAAAAGCCTGATTTTCTGTTAAAACTGATGATCAGTTTAGCTGATGGCGTTTGGTTCTATACAGAAGCCGAATTAAAGATATGGAAACAAACTTTTCCTGAGTTAAATGCAATTGCCTTAGGTAACACGATATCAGGAATTGAAGATATTCTTTCTCTTAATGATCAAAACAAGATTGTATTAAAAGAAAAATATAAAATAAAACAGAATATCATTTTTATCTTCTGTGCCCGATTTAATACCCCTCATCGAAGATTGGACTTATTATTAGAAATAATTGAACGGTCCGACAAGGCAAAGTATGGTTTTATTATTATCGGAGATGGAAAATTAAAACCCGACTTTGGAGCATATTCTAATGTATATGATTTTGGGAGCATTTATGATACTCAAGTAAAAAATGAACTTTTCATTATTTCTGACATTTATCTTCAGCCTGGTTGGGTTGGACTTTCGATTGTAGAAGGAATGGCTTATGGAAAACCAGTTTTTACATTCAGAAGAACCCAAGATATCCTTCAATGTGTTGAATACAGCTACATAATTGAGAATTTTAATGGAAGAATGTTCAGTTCTGTGGATGAATTTAATGAAGGGGTAGAGTCATTAGACAGCCAGGAAATAAAACGCATGGGGGCAAATGCTAAACAATTTGTATCAACACAATTACGAATGGATCTTATGGTCGGGAATGCTGCTAGCAGTTTAATCCATTTTCACAACTAA
- a CDS encoding glycosyltransferase produces the protein MMKILHVITGMDPQLGGVCQAVRTTIKGLGKLGVHNEVVCLDAFDSQFIKEDSFIIHALGPSKSSWAYGPTFLNWMMAHASNFDKIIIHGLWQYPTYATIKAIKKLRKVKSLPKVFIMPHGMLDPYFQKASSRKLKAIRNWIYWRLIEKNTINNAQGLLFTCQEEMELARIPFHPYQPKREVIVGLGVEAPPIYTEEMKNAFLALCPSLQQHSYLLFLSRIHEKKGIDLLLSAYNKILIEYQQIGKRLPKLVIAGPGLETKFGQQMQEFVIQHRLQEDILFTGMLTGYAKWGAFYNCEAFVLPSHQENFGIAVVESLACSKPVLISNRVNIWKEIEANTAGFIGDDTLNGTIQLLKQWFLLSTEDKENMNLNALSVFKKHYAVESAARKFLGAIK, from the coding sequence ATGATGAAAATTTTGCATGTTATTACCGGAATGGATCCTCAGCTTGGAGGTGTTTGTCAGGCTGTTCGTACAACAATAAAAGGGTTAGGTAAGTTAGGAGTTCATAATGAAGTGGTATGTTTGGATGCATTCGACTCACAATTCATCAAAGAAGATTCCTTTATCATTCATGCTTTAGGTCCTTCCAAAAGTTCATGGGCATACGGTCCGACTTTTCTTAATTGGATGATGGCTCATGCTTCTAATTTTGACAAAATAATTATTCATGGGTTATGGCAATATCCGACATACGCTACGATTAAAGCAATAAAAAAGCTTCGCAAAGTAAAGTCATTACCCAAAGTCTTTATTATGCCACATGGCATGTTAGACCCCTATTTTCAGAAAGCTAGCAGTCGGAAACTGAAAGCAATTCGGAACTGGATATATTGGAGATTAATCGAAAAGAACACTATTAATAATGCCCAAGGACTCCTATTTACTTGTCAGGAGGAAATGGAGTTAGCAAGAATACCATTCCATCCATATCAACCAAAAAGAGAGGTTATAGTAGGACTTGGCGTTGAAGCACCTCCAATATACACTGAGGAGATGAAAAATGCTTTTTTAGCCCTTTGCCCTTCATTGCAACAACACTCTTATCTACTTTTTTTGAGTAGAATACATGAAAAAAAAGGCATTGATTTACTATTAAGTGCTTATAATAAAATACTTATTGAATACCAACAAATTGGAAAACGATTACCCAAATTGGTTATTGCAGGTCCTGGCTTAGAGACCAAGTTTGGTCAGCAAATGCAAGAGTTTGTAATTCAACATCGTCTTCAGGAGGATATCCTATTCACTGGAATGCTAACTGGATACGCTAAATGGGGAGCATTTTATAATTGTGAAGCATTTGTTCTTCCAAGTCACCAAGAGAATTTTGGAATTGCAGTGGTAGAATCACTAGCCTGTAGTAAACCCGTATTAATATCTAATCGGGTTAACATTTGGAAAGAAATTGAAGCTAACACCGCTGGGTTCATTGGGGATGACACATTAAATGGTACAATTCAACTCTTAAAACAATGGTTTTTACTTTCCACTGAGGATAAAGAAAACATGAATCTAAACGCCCTCAGCGTTTTTAAGAAACACTATGCTGTTGAATCTGCTGCAAGAAAATTTCTTGGAGCAATTAAGTAA
- a CDS encoding acyltransferase family protein: MITNYLSNKLKFFSFLLIVMVVVLHSQNVYNRIGGFNETEGLNYILQNIISGGICAVAVPMFFCISGFLFFYSGIASPIDYIDKIKKRFKTLVIPYVLTSAFAIIFYFLLQIPESTRKFFYNKLIINYSISELLETLLFNPLAYQLWFLRNLIIIILLTPLIYFLIKKLKLIYIIPLTLCWIILSNKTPYNILPTLYFFSIGAYFAINNLKAIPFIDNLTLKRTLLIISITGWIALILIRVIFLSETHAELILNNLSILFGIIALWLLYDLSINSSLQKIKPIIKPLIAYSFFIYLFHEPILTMTIKLAFAILGKNTRTSIICYYSLPPLVIYLTYYIGMLTKYKLPFLYNLLTGNR, from the coding sequence ATGATTACTAATTATCTAAGCAATAAATTGAAGTTTTTTTCTTTCCTATTAATCGTAATGGTTGTTGTTTTACACAGCCAAAACGTATATAATAGAATTGGAGGATTTAATGAAACAGAGGGACTTAATTATATTCTTCAAAATATAATATCTGGAGGAATTTGTGCTGTAGCTGTTCCTATGTTCTTCTGTATTTCTGGTTTTCTTTTTTTTTATTCAGGAATAGCCTCCCCTATTGACTACATTGATAAAATTAAAAAAAGATTCAAGACCCTTGTAATTCCTTATGTTTTAACATCAGCTTTTGCAATCATCTTTTATTTCCTTTTGCAAATACCCGAAAGCACGAGAAAATTCTTTTATAACAAATTAATAATTAATTATAGCATTTCTGAGTTATTAGAAACGCTTCTTTTCAACCCACTTGCTTATCAATTATGGTTTCTTAGAAACCTAATCATAATTATTTTATTAACTCCTTTAATCTACTTTTTAATAAAAAAGCTTAAGCTTATTTATATCATACCATTGACGTTATGCTGGATTATATTATCAAATAAAACTCCTTATAATATTTTACCAACGCTTTATTTTTTTTCAATTGGGGCATACTTTGCCATTAATAACTTAAAAGCCATTCCTTTCATTGACAATTTAACTTTAAAAAGAACACTATTAATTATTTCTATTACTGGCTGGATTGCACTAATACTAATCCGCGTAATATTTCTTTCTGAAACTCATGCAGAGCTAATACTAAATAACTTGTCTATTTTGTTTGGCATAATAGCTCTTTGGTTGCTTTACGATCTAAGCATTAATAGTTCTCTTCAAAAAATTAAACCAATTATAAAACCATTGATCGCCTACTCTTTTTTCATTTATTTATTTCATGAACCAATTCTTACCATGACTATTAAGCTAGCATTCGCCATATTGGGCAAGAATACCAGAACAAGTATAATTTGTTATTACTCGTTACCTCCATTGGTTATCTATCTTACCTATTATATAGGAATGCTAACAAAATATAAACTTCCTTTTCTTTATAATTTACTCACAGGGAATAGATAA
- a CDS encoding putative colanic acid biosynthesis acetyltransferase, protein MNFFNKWRILLLKIFGAKIMWSTNVYSSAKIWAPWNLEMGEYACLGPYVDCYNQGKIKIGANTTISQKAYLCASSHDISDPSNPLILKPITIEDQAWIAADSFIGPGVFIRQGAVVGARSAVFKNVDAWTVVGGNPAVFIKKRELKSF, encoded by the coding sequence TTGAACTTTTTCAATAAATGGAGAATCTTATTACTTAAGATATTTGGAGCCAAAATAATGTGGAGTACGAATGTATATTCATCAGCAAAAATATGGGCTCCATGGAATTTAGAAATGGGGGAATATGCGTGCCTAGGGCCCTATGTCGACTGTTATAATCAAGGAAAAATTAAGATAGGGGCCAATACAACAATATCTCAAAAAGCCTATTTGTGTGCTTCTAGCCATGATATTTCAGACCCTAGCAATCCCCTGATCTTGAAACCAATAACAATTGAAGATCAGGCATGGATCGCGGCCGATTCATTCATTGGCCCGGGAGTCTTTATCAGACAAGGAGCTGTTGTTGGAGCCAGATCTGCTGTTTTTAAAAATGTCGACGCATGGACCGTTGTTGGAGGTAATCCTGCAGTGTTTATTAAAAAAAGAGAACTAAAGAGTTTTTAA
- a CDS encoding glycosyltransferase family 2 protein → MISVLILTKNEEQDLPGCLASVSWSNDIHVFDSYSSDKTVEIANSAGAKITQRKFDNWAAHQNWGLNNIAFKNPWVLYIDADERVSESLKHSLLHFNPDLNNTVAYEIQRRDFAWDGSWLKHAQISPYYLRLFQPGKMRYERLVNPISIPDGPVARLDGFLDHYPFSKGFRAWWQRHLGYADMEAAMRLTDLESKTDFSIKKALFSKDFTERRYHQKGLFYKTPGRPFIKWAYMIFARRAFLDGKAGITYATLQSIYEYFIVLKTKELLSNKSK, encoded by the coding sequence ATGATTTCTGTACTAATTCTAACTAAAAACGAAGAGCAAGACTTACCAGGTTGTTTAGCCTCTGTTTCATGGAGTAATGATATTCACGTTTTTGATTCATACAGTAGCGATAAAACTGTAGAGATTGCTAATTCTGCAGGTGCTAAAATCACTCAAAGAAAATTTGATAATTGGGCAGCCCATCAAAATTGGGGGCTCAATAATATAGCATTCAAAAATCCTTGGGTTTTATATATTGATGCAGATGAAAGGGTTTCTGAAAGCTTAAAACATTCATTATTACATTTTAACCCTGACCTTAATAATACCGTGGCTTATGAAATTCAGCGTCGTGATTTTGCATGGGATGGGTCATGGTTGAAGCATGCGCAAATATCACCCTATTATTTACGATTGTTCCAACCGGGAAAAATGCGTTATGAAAGATTGGTTAATCCAATTTCAATACCAGATGGCCCGGTAGCCCGTCTAGATGGATTTCTTGATCATTATCCTTTTAGCAAAGGTTTTAGAGCCTGGTGGCAACGACATTTGGGTTATGCTGATATGGAAGCTGCAATGAGGTTAACAGATCTTGAAAGCAAAACCGATTTCTCAATAAAAAAAGCTCTGTTCAGCAAAGACTTCACAGAAAGAAGGTATCATCAAAAAGGGTTATTCTATAAAACACCTGGCAGACCGTTCATTAAATGGGCATATATGATATTTGCTCGAAGGGCCTTTTTAGATGGGAAAGCAGGAATTACTTATGCAACGCTTCAATCTATATATGAGTACTTTATCGTACTCAAAACAAAAGAATTATTGAGTAACAAGTCTAAATAA
- a CDS encoding WcaI family glycosyltransferase gives MNILIYGINYAPELTGIGKYTGEMAEWMALQGHKVSVITSMPYYPEWETHKNYKGKWWHTEVINNVTVYRCPMYVPSKVTASKRIIHEFSFVLSSLVYWFKFFITQKTDIVITIAPPFHLGFISAFFAKLKKAKLITHIQDLQVDAARDLGMIKNKSFLSLMFKAEKYLLDKSSAVSTISEGMIKKVYAKKISKEKTILFPNWVDATIIYPLKKDLSLKKSFGFADQDRIILYSGNLGEKQGLEILIEAAQHFSTQKHVKFLIVGSGGGKAKLESAVEKRQLQNVYFKPLQPYLQLSSLLATADIHLVLQKKSAADLVMPSKLTSILAAGGYALVTALPGTSLYDIVAQHQMGQLVKPESSEDLVKAIDFALSNDLEPVKKNARNYAEKHLSKEYILKSFENELINR, from the coding sequence ATGAACATTCTAATTTACGGTATTAACTACGCTCCTGAACTTACTGGTATAGGAAAATATACCGGAGAAATGGCTGAATGGATGGCTTTACAAGGACATAAGGTCTCTGTAATCACCTCAATGCCCTATTATCCGGAATGGGAAACTCATAAAAACTATAAAGGAAAATGGTGGCATACAGAGGTGATAAATAACGTAACTGTTTATCGTTGCCCAATGTATGTACCGTCAAAAGTTACCGCTAGCAAAAGAATAATACATGAATTTTCATTTGTATTAAGCTCACTTGTTTATTGGTTTAAATTTTTCATCACACAAAAGACGGATATAGTAATAACTATTGCCCCTCCTTTTCACCTAGGCTTTATTTCTGCTTTTTTTGCAAAACTAAAGAAAGCAAAACTTATTACTCATATACAGGACTTGCAAGTTGATGCAGCAAGGGACTTGGGAATGATAAAAAATAAGTCATTTTTATCACTCATGTTCAAGGCAGAAAAATACTTATTAGATAAAAGTTCAGCTGTTTCGACTATTAGTGAGGGAATGATAAAAAAAGTTTATGCCAAAAAAATAAGTAAAGAAAAAACTATTTTGTTCCCCAACTGGGTTGATGCAACAATAATTTACCCTTTAAAGAAAGATTTGTCATTAAAGAAATCTTTTGGTTTTGCTGATCAGGATCGAATCATTCTATACTCCGGAAATTTAGGAGAAAAGCAGGGCTTAGAAATATTAATAGAAGCTGCTCAACACTTTTCAACTCAAAAACATGTTAAGTTTCTTATTGTGGGTTCGGGAGGAGGAAAAGCAAAACTTGAGTCAGCCGTTGAGAAAAGACAACTGCAGAATGTTTATTTCAAACCTTTGCAACCTTATTTGCAGCTATCATCCTTGTTAGCTACAGCTGATATCCATCTTGTGCTTCAAAAGAAGTCTGCAGCAGATCTTGTAATGCCTTCAAAATTGACTAGTATCCTGGCAGCAGGTGGATATGCCCTAGTAACAGCTTTACCAGGAACCTCTTTATATGACATAGTTGCGCAGCATCAAATGGGGCAACTTGTAAAACCAGAATCATCTGAAGATTTAGTAAAAGCAATTGACTTTGCGTTATCAAATGATCTTGAGCCAGTAAAAAAGAATGCTCGTAATTATGCAGAAAAACATTTATCAAAGGAGTACATTTTAAAAAGCTTTGAAAATGAGCTCATAAATCGTTAG